TTGAAGACAGCTATTTTTCACTTTTAAAATCATCAATTTACCAATTAAAAAGATTTTCACTACTTAGACGTAATATATTATTAGTTGCGATTTCATTTGGAGTGTTTTGTTCTTTTTGGACAACTTTGACTTTTAAATTAAGTCAAGATCCATTTAATTATGATAGTGACATTATTGGACTATTTGGTGTGTTAGCAGTAGCAGGTGCTTTATTAGCGCCTTATATTGGAAAATTATCAGATACTATAAATGCAAATGGAATTAAGTTAATTTCAGTATTGATGATAATAATTAGTATAATTTTAATTAAAGTTTTTGATACAAATTTATATGCTTTTATTGTTGCTACTATACTATTAGATATAGGATTTCAAGCGATTCAAATAAATAACTTATCACAAATCTTTAGCTTAGATGAAAAAGCTCATAGTAGAATAAATACAGCCTATATGTCATCAATGTCTATAGGTGGCTCAATTGGGACTTTTATTGGAGTATTGTGTTGGGAAAAAGGTGGTTGGAATTTTGTAACATTAGAGTTACTAACTCTAGCAGTTCTCTCTTTAGGGATAATAGTATATTCTTATATGAATAAAAATGTAGTAGCTACTGATAATTAAAAAAATAGTGTTTTAGAATGGATTATTATAAATTATCCATTCTAAACTTTTGCAATCTTTTTTGTGTCTTTTGTGCCACTAAATAAAGTCCTTGATTTTCAAATGAGAGTAATAATTGTGTTTCTAAACTATTTACTTTTTTTAGCAAACTTTGTTTCTCTTCCTCATTTGTACTTTTTGAAGCTTTTATAACTAATTCCTCAATCTCATCAATCAAAGTTTGTTCAATAGGTTTTCCAAAGGTATTTTTTACAGGTGGTGGAGGTACATAGCCTGGTTTATTTTTCTCTTCTTCCCATTTTTTTATTTTGGCTTCCATAATTGATTCAAACATTTTTTCTCCTTGTAATATATAACTAACTAGTTGGTTAATTAATAAATAAAAAAAATTAAACTATATTAATACATAGTTTAAAATCATCTCTTTTATCTTATCTGCACTATCTTCACAAAAATCTACTTTGAACTCTTCATTTTCTTCACTTATTGCTGCTTCTTTCATCGTATAATAATAGTTTAAACTACCAATAGTGGTTGCATGAATTAAAAAAGGATCAATATCTTTAAATACTTTTTGTTTGATTCCTTCTTTTAAAATAACTTGCAAAATATAAATTATCTTAAAAAAATGTTTTTTTGCTTCATCTGAAAGATTTTTACCATTAAAGGCTAGTTCTTGCATCATGATTTTTGCTAAGTCTCTTTTTGTTGTGATTATAAATATAATTGCATCTAAAAATGCTTCAAGCTGTTTTTTGGGATTGGCATTAGTATCTTCTCTTTTTTCAATCTCTTCTAAAATCAACTTTGACATATCCAATAAAATTTTTTCAAAAATAAAATTCTTATCTTTGAAGTGATAATAAATAGTAGCTTTATTTACTCCCGCTTTTATTGCCAAATCATCAACTCTAAGACCATCAAAACCATTTTTTGCAAACAAAGATATGGCTGTATTTAGAAT
This portion of the Arcobacter nitrofigilis DSM 7299 genome encodes:
- a CDS encoding MFS transporter; amino-acid sequence: MINKKQIFVMSATAGISVANIFYNQPILNDIAKDLNTSHLAVGNLPTFSQIGYGLGIFFLSPLGDKMDRKKLIIILHVLLGLSLLGLAFINNIFGIYILTLMSGLFVVSTQVVIPMAAAMSGKDKGKVVGSILSGLLSGILLARTLSGYITEWFGNWHVIFGFSAILVFLMIIFISKTLPNMEVHFEDSYFSLLKSSIYQLKRFSLLRRNILLVAISFGVFCSFWTTLTFKLSQDPFNYDSDIIGLFGVLAVAGALLAPYIGKLSDTINANGIKLISVLMIIISIILIKVFDTNLYAFIVATILLDIGFQAIQINNLSQIFSLDEKAHSRINTAYMSSMSIGGSIGTFIGVLCWEKGGWNFVTLELLTLAVLSLGIIVYSYMNKNVVATDN
- a CDS encoding TetR/AcrR family transcriptional regulator, which gives rise to MKKRNAEQTKELILNTAISLFAKNGFDGLRVDDLAIKAGVNKATIYYHFKDKNFIFEKILLDMSKLILEEIEKREDTNANPKKQLEAFLDAIIFIITTKRDLAKIMMQELAFNGKNLSDEAKKHFFKIIYILQVILKEGIKQKVFKDIDPFLIHATTIGSLNYYYTMKEAAISEENEEFKVDFCEDSADKIKEMILNYVLI